A region of Mobula birostris isolate sMobBir1 chromosome X, sMobBir1.hap1, whole genome shotgun sequence DNA encodes the following proteins:
- the LOC140191722 gene encoding tetraspanin-31-like produces MVCGGFTCSKNALIALNVVYILVGLLLIGVAGWGKSYGIVSSINVIGGVIAVGVFLLVIAVAGLAGALNHHQVMLFFYMVILFLVFVIQFGVSCSCLALNRGQQEHLLKLTWDRMSNATRKDLEHQLNCCGFMNDTESATYEMDCLLCDASCKSTHCETCGDVMLTHAGEALRILGGVGLFFSFTEILGVWLAMRFRNQKDPRANPRAFL; encoded by the exons ATGGTTTGTGGTGGCTTTACCTGCTCGAAGAACGCTCTCATCGCTTTAAACGTGGTGTATATA ttagtcggGCTACTGCTTATTGGAGTGGCAGGATGGGGGAAAAGCTACGGCATAGTTTCCAGTATAAATGTCATTGGTGGAGTCATTGCTGTGGGAGTGTTCCTTCTTGTCATTGCTGTTGCGGGGCTTGCCGGAGCACTGAATCACCATCAGGTCATGCTGTTCTTT TACATGGTTATTTTATTTCTAGTCTTTGTGATTCAGTTTGGAGTTTCTTGTTCATGTCTGGCACTGAACCGAGGTCAACAG GAACATTTGCTAAAACTGACTTGGGACAGAATGTCAAATGCAACCAGGAAAGATCTAGAACACCAACTCAACTGCTGTGGATTTATGAATGATACAGAAAGTGCCACCTATGAGATGGATTGTTTGCTATGTGACGCA TCCTGCAAATCCACTCATTGTGAAACTTGTGGTGATGTCATGCTGACACATGCTGGCGAGGCTTTGAGGATCCTTGGAGGCGTGGGCCTTTTCTTCAGCTTTACTGAG ATTCTTGGAGTTTGGCTTGCAATGCGTTTTAGGAACCAGAAAGATCCACGAGCAAATCCTCGTGCCTTTTTGTAG